Proteins found in one Schistocerca serialis cubense isolate TAMUIC-IGC-003099 chromosome 5, iqSchSeri2.2, whole genome shotgun sequence genomic segment:
- the LOC126480793 gene encoding telomere zinc finger-associated protein-like isoform X2 — MSGRQKRSSGGYDLRRKVAKKRWDEDFEYYFSKIGVPLEPNLHGQEMEAGKAETQNDILLFDRTDKLCNISGSRHNILQGKRSRGRPRKVEVLDLDMNIVVSDGSITESEFKEEIVSCSKEFNPCGSTSRDICKDQVILPLSVVEKCEEEHGGKHVKLEAILSSEQISCLQEEEVTSAPEMEKENLAGEPAHMESDHETLVVQMTGDTGDLVDIDEIEKRLVSQKVKRRYRRGQLTEETIQKLSQLGSDDKIECEECHKLLKPSSYRQHVRTHTGVKPFSCDMCDAKFTRKGDVERHVRIVHNKQKPYKCSKCHRCFGDKKNLRWHLMNHDKRLFYACEVCGFKFGKREYWENHVRIIHPNHANQKPEKCTPDNNNGDDENERLHALTGALLAESENSVDDPTEENLRAEPVEHNNNQNQKLFVKNDRTATVAKITVGTERKSTVYKNIAPGVISIPSVSDRHSFVPNEHHTDSDAMGTVVIQLDGNGVSTESLEPTKTVKAESIKIQNLFHINTSDVLEFMHSDSTGQYIVNEQCSDGSVADKLVVSIGEENVRIMEYADDVNGEVSKVYGVMLTENLEKETNVQNFVEALLAAGGKGSQKHSTVEAS, encoded by the coding sequence ATGAGTGGGAGACAGAAAAGATCAAGTGGTGGCTATGACCTTCGTAGAAAAGTGGCTAAGAAGAGATGGGATGAAGATTTTGAGTATTACTTTTCAAAAATAGGTGTACCTTTGGAACCAAATCTACACGGGCAAGAAATGGAGGCTGGAAAAGCTGAAACTCAGAATGACATTTTGCTTTTTGACAGAACTGATAAGCTTTGTAATATAAGTGGCTCAAGACATAATATTTTACAAGGTAAACGGTCCCGTGGGAGACCTAGGAAGGTGGAGGTATTAGATCTCGATATGAATATTGTAGTCTCTGATGGAAGCATTACAGAAAGTGAGTTCAAAGAAGAAATTGTCAGTTGTTCAAAAGAGTTTAATCCTTGTGGTAGCACCAGTAGAGATATTTGCAAAGATCAAGTAATCTTGCCACTAAGTGTTGTTGAAAAGTGTGAAGAAGAGCATGGAGGAAAGCATGTGAAACTAGAAGCCATATTGTCATCAGAACAAATCAGTTGTTTACAGGAGGAAGAAGTTACTTCAGCACCTGAAATGGAAAAGGAGAATTTAGCTGGGGAGCCTGCACATATGGAGTCTGACCATGAAACACTTGTGGTGCAAATGACAGGAGATACTGGAGATTTAGTAGACATTGATGAAATAGAAAAGAGGTTAGTGTCCCAGAAGGTTAAGAGAAGATACAGGCGGGGTCAGTTGACTGAAGAAACAATTCAGAAATTAAGTCAGCTAGGTTCAGATGACAAGATTGAATGTGAGGAATGTCATAAATTACTTAAGCCCTCATCTTATAGGCAACATGTAAGAACTCATACAGGTGTTAAACCTTTCAGCTGTGATATGTGTGATGCTAAGTTTACACGGAAGGGTGATGTAGAACGTCATGTCAGGATAGTGCACAATAAGCAAAAGCCCTACAAATGTAGCAAATGTCACAGATGCTTTGGAGACAAGAAAAATCTGCGTTGGCATCTGATGAATCATGATAAGAGGTTGTTTTATGCTTGTGAAGTATGTGGATTTAAATTTGGGAAACGTGAATACTGGGAGAACCATGTGCGCATCATTCATCCAAATCATGCAAACCAGAAACCTGAGAAATGCACTCCAGATAATAACAATGGTGATGATGAAAATGAGCGGCTCCATGCTTTAACTGGTGCGCTGCTTGCAGAAAGTGAGAATTCTGTAGATGATCCCACCGAAGAGAATTTGCGTGCTGAACCTGTGGAACATAACAATAATCAAAATCAAAAGTTGTTTGTTAAAAATGATAGGACTGCTACTGTTGCCAAGATTACTGTAGGAACTGAAAGAAAGAGTACGGTATACAAAAATATTGCTCCAGGTGTCATCAGTATACCTTCAGTCAGTGACAGGCATTCCTTTGTCCCAAATGAACACCACACTGATAGTGATGCAATGGGTACAGTAGTGATTCAGTTGGATGGAAATGGCGTGAGTACAGAGTCTTTAGAACCAACAAAAACTGTAAAAGCAGAATCAataaaaatacagaatttatttcacATTAACACAAGTGATGTTTTGGAATTCATGCATAGTGATTCCACAGGACAATACATAGTAAATGAACAGTGTTCTGACGGCAGTGTAGCAGATAAACTGGTTGTTTCtattggtgaagagaatgtcagAATTATGGAATATGCAGATGATGTTAATGGTGAAGTATCCAAAGTGTATGGTGTAATGCTAACAGAGAATTTGGAGAAAGAAACCAATGTTCAAAATTTTGTTGAAGCTTTGCTGGCTGCTGGGGGAAAGGGAAGCCAAAAACATTCAACTGTAGAAGCTTCTTGA